The Heliangelus exortis chromosome 21, bHelExo1.hap1, whole genome shotgun sequence genome includes a window with the following:
- the SKA2 gene encoding spindle and kinetochore-associated protein 2 isoform X2, translating to METAVTRLETMFQKAESDLDYIQHRLQFEIMKSLPENPAAEENPVALLEELSVVKSRYKTLCMQLEKVSIEQRESMKSIRAALENTMKMVQVLQQQTDLECSPLSEEEQAAAQQLTCQTGKEMESPVEETCCSGSTVPNSAEELQFKPLTEEILLTVPRSIRSTVKLTDLNDFYRELFNHFVVNKNGTALSVSQMNKMNMKATDSRIRILKELSIVELDKQGNVKLVV from the exons TTCCAGAAGGCAGAATCCGATCTGGATTACATCCAACACAGGCTCCAGTTTGAAATAATGAAGAGTCTTCCTGAGAATCCAGCAGCAGAG GAGAATCCAGTTGCTCTCTTGGAAGAACTCTCAGTGGTGAAATCTCGTTATAAAACATTATGTATGCAGCTGGAAAAAGTTTCCATAGAGCAGAGAGAATCCATGAAGAGCATCCGAGCTGCTCTAGAGAACACAATGAAGATGGTTCAGGTCTTACAGCAACAGACTGATCTTGAg tgcTCACCTCTGTCAGAAGAAGaacaggctgcagctcagcagctcacCTGCCAAACTGGGAAAGAGATGGAATCACCAGTGGAAGAG acGTGTTGTTCAGGATCTACAGTCCCTAACTCTGCTGAAG aATTGCAGTTCAAACCATTGACTGAGGAAATACTTCTGACTGTCCCAAGGAGTATCAGGAGTACTGTTAAACTAACAGACCTGAATGATTTCTACAGGGAGTTATTTAACCACTTTGTTGTAAATAAGAACGG GACAGCACTGAGTGTGTCGCAGATGAACAAGATGAACATGAAAGCCACTGACTCAAGAATACGAATCTTGAAAGAACTGAGTATTGTGGAACTTGACAAACAAGGAAATGTTAAATTAGTTGTGTAA
- the SKA2 gene encoding spindle and kinetochore-associated protein 2 isoform X1, giving the protein MFQKAESDLDYIQHRLQFEIMKSLPENPAAEENPVALLEELSVVKSRYKTLCMQLEKVSIEQRESMKSIRAALENTMKMVQVLQQQTDLECSPLSEEEQAAAQQLTCQTGKEMESPVEETCCSGSTVPNSAEELQFKPLTEEILLTVPRSIRSTVKLTDLNDFYRELFNHFVVNKNGTALSVSQMNKMNMKATDSRIRILKELSIVELDKQGNVKLVV; this is encoded by the exons TTCCAGAAGGCAGAATCCGATCTGGATTACATCCAACACAGGCTCCAGTTTGAAATAATGAAGAGTCTTCCTGAGAATCCAGCAGCAGAG GAGAATCCAGTTGCTCTCTTGGAAGAACTCTCAGTGGTGAAATCTCGTTATAAAACATTATGTATGCAGCTGGAAAAAGTTTCCATAGAGCAGAGAGAATCCATGAAGAGCATCCGAGCTGCTCTAGAGAACACAATGAAGATGGTTCAGGTCTTACAGCAACAGACTGATCTTGAg tgcTCACCTCTGTCAGAAGAAGaacaggctgcagctcagcagctcacCTGCCAAACTGGGAAAGAGATGGAATCACCAGTGGAAGAG acGTGTTGTTCAGGATCTACAGTCCCTAACTCTGCTGAAG aATTGCAGTTCAAACCATTGACTGAGGAAATACTTCTGACTGTCCCAAGGAGTATCAGGAGTACTGTTAAACTAACAGACCTGAATGATTTCTACAGGGAGTTATTTAACCACTTTGTTGTAAATAAGAACGG GACAGCACTGAGTGTGTCGCAGATGAACAAGATGAACATGAAAGCCACTGACTCAAGAATACGAATCTTGAAAGAACTGAGTATTGTGGAACTTGACAAACAAGGAAATGTTAAATTAGTTGTGTAA